From the Fusarium oxysporum Fo47 chromosome X, complete sequence genome, the window tctGAGATAAACCTTGCGCAGATGATTTGCGGGGAGGACTTGAATGATTGAGTAATGACCTTCCTCTTGGGTAAAGATTACTGACGGTGCCTGAGATAGCCAGCCGTCATTCCCGAATCGCGCCCTTTGCCTCGTCGATTGGCCCGTCCGTACTGCAGTATTATCAGTGGCGGGTGGATTCAGGGTTCTCCCTCTCTCAAACATTAGTCGCGGACGGACACGGCGATTGTTACGTTACCACGCGCTTGGGAGAAGTTGCCGCGGAACTTTTTTATTTAGCCAGTGGGTGTTTGCAAGAAATTGGACTTTACTCGTTGTGGTAAGCTTGATGCGAGGTTATGCCGATCTTTAGTGATAGGTGAAGTTCTGTTGATCCTTCAATATCACATGGATTAACACAAGATAATCTCTTGGCTTTAGGATATCGACAAATATAACGCGATCGTGTAATACATAAAACAGTCATACAAGCGGATTCGCCGTGTCCGGAGAGCGACATCGCGATAATGACAGTCACAACAATTCTGGCAGAGAATGGATCACAAATCCGGACAATTCCCTCGCGCCACTAGGCCCGGCTGTTTCTGTGGGGTGCTTTTCTTTACGGCCGGAGCCTCCACTTGAGGTGTCACCGTCGCTCGTACGAGACAGGGGGTGACTCGGATCTTCGGCATTTTAGACATGGCTCATGTTTCTCGAAATTTTGCAGAAGGACTCGGAGCACGCCACACGGTCATAGCCATTGGCCACCTTTTGCCCCCGTCTGTTGCCCGTTGCTTGATGCTCCATACCCATATCCGGGCCGTTACAAAGGTTCCTTTCTCTGATGGTCGGATGTTTTACAGCAACGGGCATGGCTTCGGTCGAGGTGTGGCATCTCGTGGCGTAGAATATGGAGTCGACCGTGTTTCCATGACAGAATATTTATTAAACGTCTCCAGATCTTGGTATTTTTATTACTCTTCGTTTACTCCCATCCTCTCCTccctttcatcatcaatcatccTCGCCTTGTCCCTTGTTGCATCCGTGACAGTGaaaactttttttttttcatcGAGTCTCATCGACATCTGCAACATGGCCCAGAATCACGAGGATTTGGCCGCCGAGTATGTCGCAAACTCTATTCAAGCTTATTTCGTACCCTTGCTAATCTCATGCAATGCAGGCTCCACGAGGAGTTAGGTGAGCGCGTGcccgccgagaagaagactgaTCTCGCCGGTGGTTATATCGCCCCTTctattgatgagaagaagtctcTCGACAAGCAACACTATGCTTCTGATCCTGAGTTCGGTACTACTCCCGACGGCGAGGAGCCCAATGATCATGAGAAGGCGACTCTTCGACGTGTAGGAGAGAACCTCCCTGCTTCAGCTTTCCTCATCGCTGTTGTCGAGTTGACGGAACGATTCACCTACTATGGTGCTCAGGGTCTTTTCCAGAACTACATCTCCAACAGCCCGACAGGTGCGGATGGTGCCAAGGGTCTTGGAATGGGCCACCAGGCTGCTACTGgtctcaacctcttcttccaATGGTTCTGCTACGTGACTCCCATTCTCGGTGCCATCATCGCCGATCAGTACCTCGGAAAGTACAGAACTATCTTGGTCTTCTGCGGTTTCTACTGGGttggtctcatcatcctctggACTACATCACTGCCTGTTGCTATGGAGCATGGTGCTGGAAAGGCTGGATACATCGTTGCTATCATCGTTATTGGTCTTGGAACCGGTGGTATCAAGTCCAACATCGCGCCTCTCATCGCCGATCAGTACCAGCGACGCAGAATGGCTATCCGAACTGAGAAGGATGGCGAGCGCGTTGTCATCGACCCTGCTATTACCTACCAGCGCATCTACATGATCTTCTATTGGTGCATCAACGTCGGTGCCCTCTCACTGCTCGCTACCCCCTTCATGGAGAAGTACAAGGGTTTCTGGACCGCCTATCTCATGTGTTTCTGCATGTTCAATGTCGGTATCGTCACTCTGGTCCTCCGCCGAAAGACCTTTGTCAACCGCCCTCCCCAGGGCTCCGTTATCACTGATGCCTTCAAGGCTCTTGGTATGATGATTGCTGCTCGCAACACCGATGCTGCCAAGCCCTCATGGCGCGAGGCCAACGGAAAGACCAAGGCTGTTCCCTGGAACGACCACTTTGTCGACGAGCTTAAGCGTGCTCTCCGTGCTTGCAAGGTCTTCATCTTCTACCCCATCTTCTGGGTTTGCTACGGACAGTTCTCTACCAACTTTGTCACCCAAGCTGGTCAAATGCAAGGTCACGGTGTCCCCAACGATCTGATGCAAAACTTCGACCCCATCTCCATTTTGGTTTTCACTCCCCTCATCGAGAAGGTCTTGTACCCCATCCTTCGCCGCGCCGGTATTGAGCTTCGACCTATTGCCCGAATCACCATCGGTTTCTGGCTCGCTGCTCTCTGCCTCGCCTACGCTGCCATCGTTCAGCACATCATCTACTCTGCTGGACCCTGTTACGAACACCCTGGTGAATGTGCTGCTGGCCAGGACGGTAACACCAAGCTTCCCAACAACGTGCACATCGCCATTCAGACACCCGCCTACATCTTCATCGGTATCTCTGAGATCTTCATCTCCGTCACTGGTCTCGAGTACGCCTACACCAAGGCCCCCCCCAGCATGAAGTCCTTCGTGCAGTCCATCTACCTCTTCACCAACGCTTTTGGATCTGCCATCGCTGAGGCACTTGTTTCCGAGGCCAAGGATCCCAACTTCCTGTGGCTCTACACTGGCGTCGGTATCTCTTCTTTCGTCACTGGTTGCATCTTCTATGCTATCTTCCGCCACTACgatgctcaagaagatgccaTGTATGATCTGGACAGAGATGAGCCAACTCTTACCCACAACGGCGTGGAGCCCAAGACTGTGGATCACGAGTAATGATTTGCAAAGACTGTATTATAGTTGCATAGTGTCATTGAACATATTATTTCAAACAATCGTGTTATGTATGCAGCGTAGTCGTGAAGTGCTAAATCCCAAAAATCGTTCGCCTTATTTTGTCATGCCCCGTTCGAATCTGTGACCTTGCGGGGCCTAGTTACCCAAAAAGGAAAAGCGGGCAGGGTAGACATCCTCGGTTGGTTAAGACTGCCCTGCTCTGTTAGTATTTCAAACGGTTATGCCAAACGTGCCATCTATCGTCTTGGGACCAGCCTCGTCTACCCCATCCTGGGAAAGCTTTGCACAATTTGGGCTTAAGTAGGGTGAGAATCAGTTATGGGCCTTGACGAAAAAGACACGACACTACTCATAGGCAAAGTGAAAGTGTCGTTTCCGGTGCACTGTCTCCGGGTCAGTATTCAGCCACGCACGATAGTATACGTTTACTTTTGTTACAGCCGGCCCTGCCAGGGAATAGACTTCATATACCAAATATGGCTTCATACTACCATGGCTTGCCGCTTCACCTTAATAACAGTCTCAACCTAAACGTACTCGTAACTCAAGATCTCCTCGTCAACTTCGGCAAAGTCTCCCAATTCCATCTTGCCCCCTCCACTGACCTATTTGGCTTGATCCTTTGCCCATTGTGGCATATAGACTCCTGATTCCATATTTAGGGGAAATCAATCGGAACGGGTTCAGGTTGTAAGTCCATAAGGATTTGTCTAACGGTTTGGCTTTTTGATGCATAGACTCAGAAAAGATGACCAAGGCTAAGCAGACGGATGCGTACTTTAAGCAATGAGGTCAAGGACTTTCGTCCAGTACAGCTTTAGATCATAGGAAAGTAAGTTCCCACGGAATGGCCTGAACCTTTCGATGGAAGTTGATTCTGAAGCTCGGAGACAGACTTAGGGAACCCCCCCTGCGAGCTTCTGATTTCCTGCTGAACGAATGGATGTTTTGGACTAtgcttcatcttctcgatTTCGAATTCCCGAGAATGATTTTCCAGCAATCCAATTATGTCTTTCGTACTCATGAGTTGACAGAGAAACCGAAATCTGCGGGACAACAGAGTCTTAAATCTGGGAACATGATTCTTTTACACATGGATTTTGGCTCGTATCGAACATATAGGGCGGATCATGGTTGCTCCGCAGATCTCACTACGGTTTGGTTAAGAACAGAATCTTCACAACCCTGGTTTGGAAAACTCGTGGGATGTCATTGTCAAAAAAATTGATAAGTCCTGTGCGTCTAGATTCCAATAGTTCAGGCCAGGAGCTATCCCATCAATGGGTTTGATTTTTAGTTACTGCACTATGTGACGCCTCATGTCGTTCTGAACTGATAACGAACAAGAACCGGAGGACTTCCTCGAAATATGAGAAAGATGATTTGAAG encodes:
- a CDS encoding POT family-domain-containing protein; this encodes MAQNHEDLAAELHEELGERVPAEKKTDLAGGYIAPSIDEKKSLDKQHYASDPEFGTTPDGEEPNDHEKATLRRVGENLPASAFLIAVVELTERFTYYGAQGLFQNYISNSPTGADGAKGLGMGHQAATGLNLFFQWFCYVTPILGAIIADQYLGKYRTILVFCGFYWVGLIILWTTSLPVAMEHGAGKAGYIVAIIVIGLGTGGIKSNIAPLIADQYQRRRMAIRTEKDGERVVIDPAITYQRIYMIFYWCINVGALSLLATPFMEKYKGFWTAYLMCFCMFNVGIVTLVLRRKTFVNRPPQGSVITDAFKALGMMIAARNTDAAKPSWREANGKTKAVPWNDHFVDELKRALRACKVFIFYPIFWVCYGQFSTNFVTQAGQMQGHGVPNDLMQNFDPISILVFTPLIEKVLYPILRRAGIELRPIARITIGFWLAALCLAYAAIVQHIIYSAGPCYEHPGECAAGQDGNTKLPNNVHIAIQTPAYIFIGISEIFISVTGLEYAYTKAPPSMKSFVQSIYLFTNAFGSAIAEALVSEAKDPNFLWLYTGVGISSFVTGCIFYAIFRHYDAQEDAMYDLDRDEPTLTHNGVEPKTVDHE